From a single Syntrophorhabdus sp. genomic region:
- a CDS encoding radical SAM protein, with protein MYEQGVIRPPSEAQSLLIRVTRNCPWNQCIFCPAYKGVKFSRRTVDEVKKDIDSMEKEYASYKNTIRSAFLQDADSLVLKTSDILEIIRYTKEKFPGLERITTYARATTLKRKTVEELRELCKAGLTRIHVGLESGSEKVLKMIRKGITPEDIVEGGRKVVEAGISLSEYIMPGVGGRTMSSENAVETARLLNHIKPDFIRVRTFAMHPMSPMHKLVEDGTFVVMNDAEIVAEIRLLVENLDEMHSYFSCADFSLNLLMQVDGYLDEKKDYMLSELNRFLALTPEQQKAYALIRRSSYMQYPLEAAENEDLLSKIRPEIEKLEKEDPEGFYRYIETLKSYQLPQPQTDEWK; from the coding sequence ATGTATGAACAAGGAGTCATAAGACCACCCAGCGAAGCCCAGAGTCTCCTGATACGGGTGACGAGGAATTGCCCCTGGAATCAGTGCATCTTCTGTCCCGCCTACAAGGGAGTGAAATTCTCCCGCCGTACAGTCGACGAGGTCAAGAAGGACATCGACAGTATGGAGAAGGAGTACGCCTCCTACAAGAACACGATCAGATCGGCCTTCCTCCAGGATGCCGACAGCCTCGTCCTCAAGACCTCGGATATTCTCGAGATCATCAGATATACGAAGGAAAAGTTTCCCGGTCTTGAACGCATCACGACCTATGCCCGGGCAACGACCTTGAAACGCAAGACCGTGGAAGAGTTGCGCGAGCTCTGCAAGGCCGGCCTCACGAGGATACACGTGGGACTGGAAAGCGGCTCGGAGAAGGTCCTCAAGATGATACGGAAAGGTATCACACCCGAGGACATCGTCGAAGGCGGCAGGAAGGTCGTGGAAGCGGGGATATCGCTGTCGGAATACATAATGCCCGGCGTGGGCGGCAGGACGATGAGCTCCGAGAACGCCGTCGAGACGGCGCGACTTCTCAACCACATCAAGCCCGACTTCATCAGGGTTCGGACCTTTGCCATGCACCCCATGTCACCGATGCACAAGCTCGTTGAGGACGGGACCTTTGTCGTCATGAACGACGCGGAGATAGTGGCAGAGATACGTCTTCTCGTCGAAAACCTCGATGAGATGCACTCTTACTTCTCCTGTGCCGATTTCAGCCTCAACCTGCTCATGCAGGTGGATGGCTATCTTGACGAAAAAAAGGACTACATGCTCAGCGAGCTTAACAGGTTCCTCGCCCTCACGCCGGAACAGCAAAAGGCCTATGCTCTCATCAGGCGTTCCTCCTACATGCAGTATCCCCTCGAGGCCGCCGAGAACGAGGACCTTCTGAGCAAGATACGCCCCGAGATCGAAAAGCTCGAAAAGGAGGACCCCGAGGGCTTCTACAGGTACATAGAAACGCTGAAATCCTACCAGCTCCCCCAACCACAGACAGACGAGTGGAAGTGA
- a CDS encoding SagB/ThcOx family dehydrogenase: protein MKDKGKEKAGIGTRFQNETKYTPASLSGHMFNLGAIPDTFKEYPSPIARVSLPEPKAGGEAGLWRLLLKRRSRREYAAGKPLKLNDLSALLWATQGLTAQFGDTFFRTSPSAGGLYPVETYLCVRAVDGLEEGIYHFRPGDYDLEFLKKGDFSRALTEAALQQTLILAAQVTFIWSALIARGSWKYGQRVYRYIYLDAGHIAQNLYLAGEALGLGVCAVGAFYDNDVNRIIDLDGEEETVIYMATVGFRSPQNPV from the coding sequence GTGAAGGATAAAGGAAAGGAAAAGGCCGGCATAGGGACCAGGTTCCAGAATGAGACCAAGTACACGCCCGCTTCGCTTTCCGGCCACATGTTCAATCTCGGGGCGATCCCCGACACCTTCAAGGAGTATCCGAGTCCCATCGCCAGGGTGTCGCTGCCGGAGCCGAAAGCCGGCGGGGAGGCGGGCCTGTGGAGACTTCTCCTCAAGAGAAGGTCGCGCCGTGAATACGCAGCCGGCAAGCCCCTCAAGCTCAACGACCTCTCAGCGCTGCTGTGGGCGACACAGGGTCTCACGGCCCAGTTCGGCGACACCTTTTTCCGGACGTCGCCCTCCGCGGGCGGCCTCTACCCCGTGGAGACCTACCTGTGCGTCCGCGCTGTAGACGGGCTCGAAGAGGGAATATACCATTTCAGACCCGGCGATTACGATCTGGAATTCCTCAAGAAGGGTGATTTCTCGAGGGCCCTCACTGAGGCAGCCCTTCAGCAGACCCTTATCCTCGCCGCCCAGGTCACCTTCATCTGGTCGGCGCTCATCGCCCGGGGAAGCTGGAAATACGGCCAGAGGGTCTACCGCTACATCTATCTCGACGCAGGCCATATCGCGCAGAACCTTTATCTTGCCGGTGAGGCTCTGGGGCTCGGAGTGTGCGCCGTCGGAGCATTCTACGATAACGACGTGAACCGCATCATCGACCTTGATGGAGAGGAAGAGACGGTCATCTATATGGCCACGGTCGGATTCCGCTCTCCGCAGAATCCCGTGTAA